In one window of Anaerolineae bacterium DNA:
- a CDS encoding alpha/beta hydrolase, producing the protein MSIIWADTIAAWNAFPLEKAVRFRPPRPLLLVHGVLDQAAPYRYTWRLARAACPPCKLWTLPFGIHSTPYGRQARRRWIRWLDRHLRGAQAVIGREEAA; encoded by the coding sequence ATGAGCATCATCTGGGCGGATACCATCGCTGCCTGGAACGCCTTTCCGCTGGAGAAGGCAGTGCGTTTCCGGCCGCCGCGTCCTTTGCTGTTGGTCCACGGCGTGCTGGACCAGGCGGCGCCCTACCGCTATACCTGGCGGTTGGCGCGGGCGGCCTGCCCGCCGTGCAAGCTGTGGACCCTGCCCTTTGGGATCCACTCCACGCCCTACGGCCGGCAGGCCCGCCGGCGGTGGATCCGCTGGCTGGACAGGCATCTGCGCGGTGCGCAGGCAGTGATTGGGAGAGAGGAAGCGGCATGA
- a CDS encoding MFS transporter yields MREIQVPTALRRNPLFLRLWISQFLAVAALYALNFAAVVAVAQTSLSTTQTGLVILSSMLPAFIGSLFAGVIVDRFERTRVLLLSHLVRALAGFFFWLSVSVLANDLGFLPIYILLVLSALFTQVAISAELALLPHYVEHPQLLRANSLLQVSMLAAEGLGVVAIGPLLARTAGVGTIGLISGGLTLGAALLVWRLPRVRMPARERTTAPLEVVRSVGEDFQAGWQAILRDRVLRTVVAQFAFTSALLLMLLSMMPALAALYLGLAVTDVSLLMVPGGIGFGLGAYLIARIGDRYSRLRWISGGLMTLGAAIALIVALTQTQTGVRWPLLIGAIFAMGVALAMAIISARTVVQERPAPALRGRVIAAQLALASALSIFPIVIGGMLADRVGVPPVMLLLALLALGSGAAGLRLNQG; encoded by the coding sequence ATGAGGGAAATTCAGGTCCCGACGGCACTGCGCCGCAACCCATTGTTCCTGCGGCTGTGGATCTCCCAGTTCCTGGCCGTGGCGGCGCTGTATGCCCTGAACTTCGCCGCGGTGGTGGCGGTGGCCCAGACTAGCCTGTCCACCACCCAGACCGGACTGGTCATCCTCTCCTCGATGCTGCCGGCGTTCATCGGCTCGTTGTTCGCCGGCGTGATCGTGGACCGCTTCGAACGCACGCGGGTGCTCCTGTTGAGCCACCTGGTGCGGGCATTGGCCGGCTTTTTCTTCTGGCTGTCCGTCAGCGTGCTGGCCAATGACCTGGGCTTCCTGCCGATTTACATCCTGCTGGTGCTGAGCGCCCTCTTCACCCAGGTGGCGATCTCGGCGGAGCTTGCCCTACTGCCGCATTATGTCGAACATCCACAGCTCTTGCGCGCGAATTCCCTGCTCCAGGTCAGCATGCTGGCGGCAGAAGGGCTGGGAGTGGTGGCGATCGGGCCGCTTCTGGCGCGGACCGCCGGCGTCGGCACCATCGGCCTGATCAGCGGCGGTCTGACACTGGGCGCGGCCCTGCTGGTCTGGCGCCTGCCGCGGGTGCGGATGCCGGCTCGCGAGAGGACAACCGCTCCTCTCGAGGTGGTGCGCTCCGTGGGGGAAGACTTCCAGGCCGGCTGGCAAGCGATCCTGCGCGATCGGGTGCTTCGCACAGTGGTGGCGCAGTTCGCCTTCACCAGCGCGCTACTGCTGATGCTGTTGTCCATGATGCCGGCGCTGGCGGCACTGTACCTGGGGCTGGCAGTGACGGATGTGTCGCTGCTGATGGTGCCCGGAGGGATTGGCTTCGGCCTGGGAGCCTATCTCATCGCCCGCATCGGGGACCGCTACAGCCGCCTGCGCTGGATCAGCGGGGGATTGATGACCCTGGGGGCCGCCATCGCCCTCATCGTAGCTCTGACCCAGACCCAAACGGGCGTGCGCTGGCCGCTGTTGATAGGAGCCATCTTCGCCATGGGGGTGGCGCTGGCAATGGCCATCATCTCTGCCCGCACGGTGGTGCAGGAGCGGCCGGCGCCGGCCCTGCGCGGCCGCGTCATCGCCGCTCAGTTGGCGCTGGCCAGCGCGCTCTCCATTTTCCCCATCGTCATCGGGGGCATGTTGGCCGACCGGGTGGGTGTGCCGCCGGTCATGCTCCTGCTGGCACTGCTGGCGCTTGGCTCGGGTGCCGCCGGCCTGCGGCTGAATCAAGGATAG